A stretch of Henckelia pumila isolate YLH828 chromosome 4, ASM3356847v2, whole genome shotgun sequence DNA encodes these proteins:
- the LOC140864014 gene encoding nuclear pore complex protein NUP133, with product MFSPATNKSGPSVRNNVEIRRDFDSPLSENRRPLQGSPSVPNRPATGTPAPWPSRLSVIARIPPVKKSDKEAEIDAVKPVFVGEFPKVVRDAQDMLLQNHASDDPCNSGGMDKETSLAWIICGKRLFMWNCLSPTASSGCVELELPSTILESGSIGKNSSNSNNWLICVVNWDNTKRTAGNVVKQCSSAGVVICNKKTRCLAFYPDIYNANWISSVTSAVFYESESIYYEKDNSNKQCINSLIASPIPANANSCVALACSSDGKLWGFLCSPSGIQRKRVENMSPQESKNSAPAASKGYPRSLMWHPFTQLFDEPYRQFLILTNHEIQCFEVKLSPEVNMSKLWSHEIVGNDGDLGIQKDLAGQKRIWPLDLDVDSDGKVMTVLIAIFCKDRATSSSYTEYSLLTMQYKSGVDIAKPTGGKVLEKKAPIQVIVPKARVEDEDILLSMILKVGGKPAGSAIILSSDGTATVSHYWRNSTKLYQFDLPYDAGKVLDASVFPSLEDSKDGAWAVLTEKAGVWVIPERAVLLGGVEPPERSLSRKGSSNDRSLQEERKNTASGGYIVPRRASSEAWNAGDRQRQSLTGAALRSPQDEDSEALLFQLFHDFLLSGQAVGVLDKLNNSKAFEREGEINVFVRASKSIIDTLAKHWTSSRGPEIVVSVVSTQLVEKQHKHQKFLQFLALSKCHEELCSRQRQSLQIIMEHGEKLAGMIGLRELQNTISQSDATGFGLYSGSDSRISGALWDLIQLVGERARRSTVLLMDRDNAEVFYSKVSDLEEIFHCLERQLNFVISGEMSSLVRFQRACELSNACVTIFHAAMKYRSEHDIWYPPPEGLTPWYSKLVISRGLWGLASFMLQLLNETNRLDDSARLNFYWNLELLSEVILESYSGAIAAKAERKEEYITLLEEYWNRRDALLNSLYQQIILFSKATIQDSTEQNKEQKGILTEVSSRLLSIAKRHEGYQTMWNICSNLNDSELLRTLMHESMGPKGGFCCFVFKQLYDSKQFSKLMRLGEEFQEELATFLKQHSNLLWLHEMFLHQFSSASETLHSLSLLKDYESTSSTETIESCGSTCRLTLAKRKHCLNLAKISAMAGRNFGWEVKMKRIEADLNILQFQEEILGLLPDNEERQSIGNQLLPPVDLVELCLKIENPELSLRAFDIFAWTSTSFLTSNTSLLEKCWRNAANQDDWERLHKMSITEGWSDETTTQTLKRTALFQASNKCYGPESEGFEVRFDEVLPLRQEISKDGSSSVEAVLMQHKDFPDAGKLMLTAVMLGSYLDALNGTYVASIGNDYGHAPME from the exons ATGTTTTCTCCCGCCACGAATAAATCCGGCCCAAGTGTTCGTAATAATGTCGAAATCAGAAGAGACTTTGATTCTCCGCTTTCGGAGAATCGTAGGCCGCTGCAGGGTAGTCCCAGCGTCCCGAATCGCCCAGCCACTGGCACACCTGCTCCTTGGCCCTCTCGCCTTTCAGTGATTGCAAG AATTCCACCAGTAAAGAAAAGCGATAAAGAAGCTGAGATTGATGCTGTTAAGCCTGTCTTTGTTGGGGAATTCCCTAAAGTAGTACGTGATGCACAAGATATGTTATTACAAAATCATGCTTCTG ATGATCCATGTAATTCTGGTGGAATGGACAAGGAGACATCTCTAGCATGGATTATCTGTGGGAAAAGGCTTTTTATGTGGAATTGCCTATCTCCTACAGCTTCTTCAGGATGTGTTGAGCTAGAACTTCCTTCTACAATATTAGAAAGTGGAAGCATAGGAAAAAATTCTTCAAACTCTAACAATTGGTTAATTTGTGTTGTCAACTGGGACAATACAAAGAGAACTGCTGGCAATGTTGTTAAGCAGTGCAGTTCTGCTGGGGTTGTAATCTGTAACAAGAAAACTCGCTGTCTTGCCTTTTATCCAGATATTTATAATGCAAACTGGATCTCTTCAGTCACTAGTGCTGTTTTTTATGAGTCAGAATCCATTTATTATGAAAAGGACAACTCAAACAAACAGTGTATCAACTCCCTGATTGCTTCACCAATCCCAGCTAACGCCAACAGCTGTGTTGCTCTTGCATGTAGTTCTGATGGCAAGCTTTGGGGATTCCTATGCAGCCCTTCTGGTATTCAGCGCAAGCGGGTTGAAAACATGTCTCCTCAAGAAAGTAAAAATAGTGCTCCTGCGGCAAGTAAGGGCTATCCTAGGTCATTAATGTGGCATCCCTTCACTCAGTTATTTGACGAACCTTACAGACAGTTCCTTATACTAACCAATCATGAAATACAATGCTTTGAAGTCAAACTTTCTCCAGAGGTTAACATGTCAAAACTTTGGTCTCATGAAATTGTTGGCAATGATGGTGATTTGGGCATTCAGAAGGATCTTGCGGGCCAAAAGAGAATTTGGCCTCTTGACTTGGATGTTGATAGTGATGGCAAGGTAATGACTGTTCTTATTGCCATCTTTTGCAAGGATCGTGCCACCAGTTCAAGCTACACTGAATACTCTCTTTTGACCATGCAATATAAATCTGGAGTAGATATCGCAAAGCCAACTGGTGGGAAAGTATTAGAAAAAAAGGCTCCTATTCAAGTGATAGTACCAAAAGCAAGAGTAGAAGATGAGGATATTTTGTTGTCTATGATATTAAAAGTTGGAGGAAAGCCAGCTGGTTCTGCTATTATACTCTCCAGTGATGGTACTGCAACAGTCTCGCATTATTGGAGAAACTCCACCAAACTCTATCAGTTTGATCTGCCGTATGATGCTGGAAAAGTTCTTGATGCTTCAGTTTTCCCTTCCTTGGAGGACAGTAAAGATGGAGCTTGGGCTGTACTCACTGAAAAAGCTGGAGTTTGGGTTATACCTGAGAGGGCAGTTTTACTTGGTGGAGTTGAACCACCTGAGAGAAGCTTGTCGCGTAAAGGGAGTTCTAATGATAGATCTTTGCAGGAAGAGAGAAAAAACACTGCCTCTGGAGGATACATTGTCCCTCGAAGAGCCAGTTCAGAAGCATGGAATGCTGGTGATAGGCAAAGACAGAGCTTAACTGGAGCTGCACTTAGGAGCCCTCAGGATGAGGATTCTGAAGCATTACTGTTTCAGCTTTTCCATGACTTTCTGTTGTCTGGGCAGGCTGTTGGTGTACttgacaaattaaataattctaagGCCTTTGAAAGGGAGGGGGAAATAAATGTATTTGTCAGAGCAAGTAAATCTATTATTGACACCTTAGCTAAACACTGGACATCTAGCAGAGGCCCTGAGATCGTTGTATCTGTTGTGTCCACTCAGCTTGTAGAGAAGCAGCACAAGCATCAAAAGTTTCTCCAGTTCCTTGCTTTGTCCAAGTGCCACGAAGAATTATGTTCCCGACAAA GGCAATCTCTTCAAATTATCATGGAACATGGAGAAAAGCTTGCTGGCATGATCGGATTGAGGGAACTGCAAAACACAATCAGCCAGTCTGATGCAACCGGTTTTGGTTTATATTCTGGTTCAGATTCTCGGATTTCCGGAGCTCTTTGGGATCTGATTCAGTTAGTTGGTGAGAGAGCACGTCGGAGCACAGTCCTTTTGATGGATAGGGACAATGCTGAAGTATTTTATAGCAAGGTTTCAGATCTTGAGGAAATATTTCATTGCTTAGAGAGACAGCTAAATTTTGTCATTAGTGGGGAGATGTCGAGTCTTGTTCGATTTCAGAGAGCTTGTGAACTATCGAATGCTTGTGTGACTATATTCCATGCAGCCATGAAATATCGGAGTGAACATGACATATGGTATCCTCCCCCTGAGGGCTTGACACCGTGGTATTCCAAACTTGTTATATCAAGGGGGCTATGGGGTCTCGCATCATTCATGCTTCAGTTGTTGAATGAAACAAATCGTCTTGATGATTCTGCGAGGTTGAATTTCTATTGGAACTTAGAACTGCTCTCTGAAGTAATACTCGAGTCTTATTCTGGTGCTATTGCTGCAAAAGCTGAGCGTAAAGAAGAATACATAACTCTATTGGAGGAATACTGGAATCGAAGAGATGCACTTCTTAACTCACTTTATcagcaaataattttattttccaAAGCTACAATCCAG GATTCAACGGAACAAAATAAAGAGCAGAAGGGTATTTTGACCGAAGTTTCTTCCAGATTATTGTCTATCGCTAAAAGACACGAAGGCTATCAAACTATGTGGAATATATGCAGTAACCTCAATGATTCTGAACTCCTTCGAACTCTAATG CATGAAAGCATGGGACCAAAAGGAGGTTTCTGTTGCTTCGTGTTCAAGCAACTCTATGACAGCAAACAATTCTCGAAGTTAATGAGACTTGGGGAAGAATTTCAGGAAGAGCTGGCTACATTTCTGAAGCAGCACTCAAATCTACTATGGCTTCATGAGATGTTTCTTCATCAATTTTCATCGGCTTCTGAAACATTGCATTCATTATCCCTTTTGAAGGACTATGAATCAACTTCATCTACTGAGACTATTGAATCTTGTGGCTCAACTTGTAGACTAACTTTGGCGAAAAGAAAACATTGTCTGAATCTCGCAAAGATATCAGCTATGGCTG GGAGAAATTTTGGCTGGGAAGTAAAGATGAAGCGCATCGAAGCAGATCTGAACATTCTACAGTTTCAG GAAGAAATTTTGGGACTTCTACCTGATAATGAAGAAAGGCAATCGATAGGAAACCAGCTTCTCCCTCCAGTAGACCTTGTTGAATTGTGCCTTAAAATTGAAAATCCAGAGCTCTCATTACGCGCTTTTGATATATTCGCATGGACCAGCACGTCCTTTCTTACAAGCAACACCAGCCTCTTGGAAAAATGCTGGAGAAATGCTGCAAATCAGGATGACTGGGAAAGATTGCATAAAATGTCTATAACTGAGGGATGGAGCGATGAGACGACCACCCAAACTCTCAAAAGAACAGCTCTTTTCCAAGCTTCGAATAAGTGTTATGGACCAGAATCGGAAGGTTTTGAAGTTAGATTCGATGAAGTGCTTCCACTGAGGCAAGAAATTTCGAAGGACGGTAGTTCCTCTGTGGAAGCCGTGCTTATGCAGCACAAAGATTTTCCAGATGCAGGCAAATTAATGCTGACCGCAGTCATGCTGGGGAGTTATTTGGACGCCTTGAACGGCACTTACGTTGCATCGATCGGTAACGATTATGGACATGCTCCGATGGAGTAA